The Gadus macrocephalus chromosome 20, ASM3116895v1 genome includes a region encoding these proteins:
- the usp9 gene encoding probable ubiquitin carboxyl-terminal hydrolase FAF-X isoform X9 has translation MTATTRGSPVGGNDSQGQGQAPDAQSQPPLPQNQASSPNSSNENSPVSPPDEPGQGDGPPQLEEEEPAFPHTDLAKLDDMINRPRWVVPVLPKGELEVLLEAAIDLSKKGLDVKCEACQRFFRDGLTISFTKILTDEAVSGWKFEIHRCIINNTHRLVELCVAKLSQDWFPLLELLAMATNPHCKFHIYNGTRPSETVPAGAQLADDELFARPPDPRSPKGWLVDLINKFGTLNGFQMLHDRFMSGQALNVQIIAALIKPFGQCYEFLTLHTVKKYFLPVIEMVPQFLENLTDEELKKEAKNEAKNDALSMIIKSLKNLASRVPGQEETVKNLEIFRLKMILRLLQISSFNGKMNALNEVNKVISSVSYYTHRHNPEEEEWLTAERMAEWIQQNHILSIVLRDSLHQPQYVEKLEKILRFVIKEKALTMQDLDNIWAAQAGKHEAIVKNVHDLLAKLAWDFSPEQLDHLFDCFKASWTNASKKQREKLLELIRRLAEDDKDGVMAHKVLNLLWNLAHSDDVPVDIMDQALSAHIKILDYSCSQDRDTQKIQWIDRFIEELRTNEKWVIPALKQIREICSLFGEAPQNLSQTQRSPHVFYRHDLINQLQHNHALVTLVAENLSAYMETMRQFSKAEQAEFDPQTVRPGSRYSHVQEVQERLNFLRFLLKDGQLWLCAPQAKQIWKCLAENAVFLCDREACFKWLTVCPDANRYSKLMGDEPDLDPDINKDFFENNVLQLDPSLLTENGMKCFERFFKAVNCREGKLVAKRRAYMMDDLELIGLDYLWRVVIQGSDDIASRAIDLMKEIYTNLGPKLQVNQVEIHEDFIQSCFDRLKASYDTLCVLDGDKDSINCARQEAIRMVRVLTVLKEYINECDSDYHEERTILPMSRAFRGKHITLIVRFPNQGRQVDDLDIWSHTNDTIGSVRRGILNRIKANATHTKIELFIGGEAVDPADDRKLIGQLNLKDKTVSPAPASKMHEPELLITAKLTQVSANMPSSPDSSSDSSTGSPGNHGNHYSDGPNPEVESCLPGVIMSLHLRYISFLWQVADLGCNLNMPLLRDGARVLMKLMPPDNTTVANLRAVCLDHAKLGENSLSPTLDSRFFGPSPSQVLYLIEVVYALLMPASATLGEDASDFQYNFLKSGGLPLVLSMLTRNNFLPSADMETRRGAYLNALKIAKLLLTAVGFGHVKAVAEACQPNTEGSVPVSPINQATHDQALVLQSALQNIPNPASECMLRNVAIRLAQQISDENFFQASKYIPDICVIRAIQKIVWASGCGTVQLVFSSNEEISKIYEKTNAAKEPDGEDEQVCCEALEVMTLCFALMPTALDTLSKEKAWQTFIIDLLLHCHSKSVRQMAQEQFFLMATRCCMGHRPLLFFITLLFTVLGSTAKERAKHAGDYFTLLRHLLNYAYNSNINLPNAEVLLNNEIDWLKRIRDEVKQTGETGVEETILEGHIGVTKELLAFQTPEKKYHIGCEKGGANLIKELIDDFIFPASNVYLQYMKSGEFPTEQAIPVCSSPASINAGFELLVALAVGCVRNLKQIVDTLTDMYYRGCETLTEWEYLPPVGPRPTKGFVGLKNAGATCYMNSVIQQLYMIPPIRNGILAIEGTGTDVDDDMSGDEKPENESNVDPRDEVFSYHHQFDDKPASKSEDRKEYNIGVLRHLQVIFGHLAASRLQYYVPRGFWKQFRLWGEPVNLREQHDALEFFNSLVDSLDEALKALGHPPMLSKVLGGSFADQKICQGCPHRYECEESFTTLNVDIRNHQNLLDSMEQYVKGDLLEGANAYHCEKCNKKVDTVKRLLIKKLPPVLAIQLKRFDYDWERECAIKFNDYFEFPRELDMEPYTVAGVAKLEGDDVNPENQVIQQNEPSEPSPPGSSKYRLVGVLVHSGQASGGHYYSYIIQRNGGDGERNRWYKFDDGDVTECKMDDEEEMKNQCFGGEYMGEVFDHMMKRMSYRRQKRWWNAYILFYERMDSLDKDSELVKYISELTLANSKPNQVKMPGVIECSVRKQNVQFMHNRMQYSLEYFQFIKKLLTCNSVYLNPPPGQDHLLPEAEEIAMISVQLAARFLFSTGFHTKKVVRGPASDWYDALCVLLRHSKNVRYWFAHNVLFAYANCFSEYLLECPSAEVRGALAKLIVFIAHFSLQDGPYPSPVTSPVPASPGCDNLSLSDHLLRAVLNLLRREVSEHGRHLQQYFNLFVMYANLGLAEKTQLLKLSVPGTFMLVALDEGPGPPIKYQYAELGKLYTVVSQLVRCCDVSTRMQSSINGNPPLANPYGDANLTTPVMPVQQLVAEILFVRTSYVKKIIEDCSNSEETVKLLRFSCWENPQFSSTVLSELLWQVAYSYTYELRPYLDLLLQILLIEDSWQTHRIHNVLKGIPDDRDGLFDTIQRSKNHYQKRAYQCIKCMVALFSNCSVAYQILQSNGDLKRKWTWAVEWLGDELERRPYTGNPQYTYNNWSPPVQSNETSNGYFLERSHSARMTLAKACELCPEECHLTKHEAVSEEDATMPKSSSPQQLLPGEGTAQQQQHTEPDDQEATEDQDSSPPEDTSLYPHSPGTTQFQQNNHPHGQPYTGPAAQHMNNPQRPGPATAPATGTSLTPTQTPTLTPAPGPGPGPGPGPTPGPGQVQGPGPGPGPRAQENWESTEEVTPAPAPAPAPTPPKE, from the exons AGGTGTAtcatcaacaacacacaccggCTGGTGGAGCTGTGTGTGGCCAAGCTCTCTCAGGACTGGTTCCCTCTACTTGAGCTGCTGGCCATGGCCACCAACCCCCACTGCAAGTTCCACATCTACAACGGCACGCGGCCCTCAGAGACCGTTCCCGCCGGGGCCCAGCTGGCCGACGATGAGCTATtcgcccgccctccagaccctCGCTCCCCCAAG GGCTGGTTGGTGGACCTAATAAACAAATTTGGCACGTTAAACGGGTTCCAAATGCTGCACGATCGCTTCATGAGTGGCCAAGCACTGAACGTCCAGATCATCGCTGCACTTATCAA GCCTTTTGGCCAGTGTTACGAGTTCCTCACATTGCACACAGTGAAGAAGTACTTCCTCCCAGTCATTGAGATGGTCCCCCAGTTTCTGGAGAACCTGACCGACGAAGAGCTAAAAAAAGAGGCCAAGAATGAAGCCAAAAACGATGCACTGTCCATGATAATCAAGTCCCTGAAGAACCTGGCATCTCGTGTCCCAGGGCAGGAGGAGACCGTGAAGAATTTAGAGATTTTTAGGTTAAAAATGATTCTTAG GTTATTGCAAATTTCCTCTTTTAACGGGAAAATGAATGCACTAAATGAGGTGAACAAGGTGATCTCCAGTGTCTCCTACTACACCCACCGGCATAacccagaggaagaggagtggttGACTGCGGAGCGCATGGCT GAGTGGATCCAGCAAAACCATATCCTGTCGATTGTGCTCAGGGACAGCCTGCACCAGCCACAATATGTTGAGAAACTGGAGAAAATCCTGCGCTTCGTCATCAAGGAGAAAGCACTTACCATGCAGGATCTAGACAATATCTGGGCTGCACAG gctgGCAAGCACGAGGCCATAGTGAAAAACGTCCACGATCTTCTCGCCAAGCTGGCATGGGATTTCTCCCCCGAGCAGCTCGACCACCTCTTTGACTGTTTTAAG GCAAGCTGGACCAACGCAAGCAAGAAGCAGCGGGAGAAGCTCCTTGAGCTGATCCGGCGTCTGGCGGAGGACGATAAGGACGGGGTGATGGCCCACAAGGTTCTCAACCTGCTGTGGAACCTGGCCCACAGCGACGACGTGCCCGTGGACATCATGGACCAGGCCCTTAGCGCACACATTAAGATACTGGACTATAGCTGCTCACAG GACAGGGATACGCAGAAGATCCAATGGATCGACCGCTTCATAGAGGAGCTGCGCACCAACGAGAAATGGGTGATACCGGCCCTGAAGCAGATCAGAGAGATATGTAGCCTGTTCGGAGAAGCCCCACAGAACCTTAG TCAAACGCAGAGGAGCCCCCATGTTTTCTACCGCCATGACCTGATCAACCAGCTGCAGCACAACCATGCCTTGGTCACCCTGGTGGCTGAAAACCTCTCCGCCTACATGGAGACCATGAGGCAGTTTTCCAAAG CGGAACAGGCAGAGTTTGACCCCCAGACAGTGAGGCCTGGGAGTCGCTACAGCCACGTCCAGGAAGTACAGGAGCGGCTCAACTTCCTGAg GTTTCTGTTGAAAGACGGCCAGCTGTGGTTGTGTGCCCCCCAGGCCAAGCAAATCTGGAAATGTCTGGCTGAGAACGCCGTGTTCCTCTGTGACCGGGAAGCCTGCTTCAAATG GCTCACGGTCTGCCCCGATGCCAACAGGTATTCAAAGCTGATGGGGGACGAGCCAGACCTCGATCCAGACATCAACAAAGACTTCTTTGAGAACAACGTGCTGCAGCTGGACCCCTCCCTGCTGACGGAGAACGGCATGAAGTGCTTTGAGCGGTTCTTCAAGGCCGTCAACTGCAGGGAGGGCAAGCTGGTGGCCAAGCGCCGGGCCTACATGATGGACGACCTGGAGTTGATAGGGCTGGACTACCTCTGGAGG gTGGTTATTCAAGGAAGTGATGACATCGCCAGCCGAGCCATAGACCTAATGAAGGAGATCTACACAAACCTCGGACCAAAACTGCAAGTCAATCAG GTGGAGATCCACGAGGATTTCATCCAGTCCTGCTTCGACCGGCTGAAGGCGTCCTACGACACGCTGTGTGTGTTGGACGGGGACAAGGACAGCATCAACTGTGCGCGCCAGGAGGCGATCCGCATGGTGCGCGTGCTCACCGTGCTCAAGGAGTACATCAACGAGTGTGACAGCGACTACCACGAGGAGCGGACCATACTGCCCATGTCCAG GGCTTTCCGAGGGAAGCACATCACGTTGATCGTGCGTTTCCCGAACCAGGGTCGCCAGGTGGACGACCTGGACATCTGGTCCCACACCAACGACACCATCGGCTCGGTGCGGCGGGGCATCCTCAACCGGATAAAGGCCAACGCCACGCACACCAAGATAGAGCTCTTCATCGGCGGGGAGGCCGTGGACCCGGCCGACGACCGCAAGCTCATTGGACAGCTCAACCTGAAGGATAAGACGGTCAGCCCCGCCCCTGCGTCCAAAATGCATGAACCTGAATTG CTGATCACAGCCAAGCTGACTCAGGTGAGCGCCAACATGCCCTCCAGTCCGGACAGCTCCTCCGATTCGTCAACCGGTTCGCccggtaaccatggcaaccactACAGCGACGGGCCCAACCCTGAGGTGGAGAGCTGCCTGCCTGGTGTG atcATGTCGTTGCACCTGCGTTACATCTCCTTCCTGTGGCAGGTTGCCGACCTGGGCTGCAACCTCAACATGCCTCTGCTCAGAGATGGAGCCCGCGTGCTTATGAAGCTCATGCCCCCTG ATAACACCACCGTGGCCAATCTGCGCGCCGTGTGTCTGGACCACGCCAAGCTGGGCGAGAACAGCCTCAGCCCCACACTGGACTCCCGCTTCTTCGGCCCCTCGCCCTCACAAGTGCTCTACCTCATCGAG GTGGTGTACGCTCTCCTGATGCCCGCCAGCGCCACCCTGGGGGAGGACGCCAGCGACTTCCAGTACAACTTCCTGAAGAGCGGCGGGCTGCCGCTGGTGCTGAGCATGCTCACCAGGAACAACTTCCTGCCGTCGGCGGACATGGAGACGCGGCGCGGGGCCTACCTCAACGCGCTCAAGATCGCCAAGCTGCTGCTGACCGCCGTGGGCTTCGGGCACGTCAAGGCCGTGGCGGAGGCCTGCCAGCCCAACACCGAGGGCAGTGTCCCCGTCTCACCG ATCAACCAGGCCACTCACGACCAGGCCCTGGTCCTACAGAGCGCCTTGCAGAACATCCCCAACCCGGCGTCTGAATGCATGCTGCGCAACGTGGCCATCCGTCTGGCCCAGCAGATCTCAGATGAG AACTTCTTCCAGGCCTCAAAGTACATCCCGGACATCTGTGTGATCCGGGCGATACAGAAGATCGTCTGGGCTTCGGGCTGTGGCACAGTGCAGCTCGTCTTCAGCTCCAACGAGGAGATCAGCAAGATCTATGAGAAG ACCAACGCGGCTAAGGAGCCCGACGGGGAGGACGAGCAGGTATGCTGCGAGGCCCTGGAGGTGATGACCCTGTGTTTCGCCCTCATGCCCACGGCTCTGGACACCCTCAGTAAGGAGAAGGCCTGGCAGACCTTCATCATAGACCTGCTGCTCCACTGTCACAGCAA GTCGGTGCGTCAGATGGCCCAGGAGCAGTTCTTCCTGATGGCCACCAGGTGTTGCATGGGCCACAgacccctcctcttcttcatcaccCTCCTCTTCACTGTGCTCGGG AGCACTGCCAAAGAGCGGGCCAAGCACGCGGGCGACTACTTCACCCTGCTGCGACACCTGCTTAACTACGCCTACAACAGCAACATCAACCTTCCCAACGCTGAGGTGCTGCTCAACAACGAGATCGACTGGCTCAAGAGGATCCGG GATGAGGTCAAGCAGACGGGTGAGACGGGTGTGGAGGAGACCATCCTGGAAGGTCACATCGGCGTGACGAAGGAGCTGCTGGCCTTCCAGACCCCAGAGAAGAAGTACCACATTGGCTGTGAGAAAGGCGGCGCAAACCTCATCAAG GAGCTGATCGACGACTTCATCTTCCCGGCGTCCAACGTCTACCTGCAGTACATGAAGAGCGGCGAGTTCCCCACGGAGCAGGCCATTCCGGTGTGCAGCAGCCCGGCCTCCATCAACGCTGGCTTCGAGCTGCTGGTGGCCCTGGCCGTCGGCTGCGTCCGCAACCTCAAGCAGATCGTGGACACTCTGACGGACATGTACTACCGAG gatGCGAGACCCTCACGGAGTGGGAGTACCTTCCCCCTGTGGGGCCCCGGCCCACCAAGGGCTTCGTGGGTCTGAAGAACGCGGGCGCCACCTGCTACATGAACTCGGTCATCCAGCAGCTCTACATGATCCCCCCCATCCGCAACGGCATCCTGGCCATCGAGGGCACGGGCACCGACGTGGACGACGACATGTCTGGGGACGAGAAGCCGGAGAACGAG AGCAACGTGGACCCGCGCGACGAGGTGTTCAGCTACCACCACCAGTTCGACGACAAGCCGGCCAGCAAGtcggaggacaggaaggagtaCAACATCGGGGTGCTGCGCCACCTGCAGGTCATCTTCGGCCACCTGGCGGCCTCCAGGCTGCAGTACTACGTCCCCAGGGGATTCTGGAAGCAGTTCAg GTTATGGGGGGAGCCGGTGAATCTGCGGGAGCAGCACGATGCTCTGGAGTTCTTCAACTCGCTGGTGGACAGTCTGGACGAGGCCTTGAAAGCCCTCGGACACCCCCCTATGCTCAGCAAAGTGCTGGGAGGCTCCTTTGCCGACCAGAAGATTTGTCAGGGTTGCCCCCACAG GTACGAGTGTGAGGAGTCTTTCACCACGCTGAATGTAGACATCAGGAATCACCAGAACCTGCTGGACTCCATGGAGCAGTATGTGAAAGGGGACCTGCTTGAGGGTGCCAACGCCTACCACTGTGAGAAGTGCAACAAGAAG GTGGACACGGTGAAGCGGCTGCTGATCAAGAAGCTGCCCCCGGTGCTGGCCATCCAGCTGAAGCGCTTCGACTACGACTGGGAGCGGGAGTGCGCCATCAAGTTCAACGACTACTTCGAGTTCCCCCGGGAGCTGGACATGGAGCCGTACACGGTGGCGGGCGTGGCCAAGCTGGAGGGGGACGACGTCAACCCCGAGAACCAGGTGATCCAGCAGAACGAGCCCTCGGAGCCCTCGCCCCCCGGCAGCTCCAAGTACCGCCTGGTGGGGGTGCTGGTGCACTCGGGGCAGGCCAGCGGCGGCCACTACTACTCCTACATCATCCAGAGGAACGGCGGCGACGGCGAGCGCAACCGCTGGTACAAGTTCGACGACGGCGACGTGACGGAGTGCAAGatggacgacgaggaggagatgaagaaccAGTGCTTCGGCGGCGAGTACATGGGCGAGGTGTTTGACCACATGATGAAGAGGATGTCGTACCGCCGGCAGAAGCGCTGGTGGAACGCCTACATCCTCTTCTACGAGCGCATGGACTCCTTGGACAAAGACAGCGAGCTGGTCAAGTACATCTCGGAGCTGACGCTGGCCAACAGCAAGCCCAACCAGGTCAAGATGCCGGGCGTCATCGAGTGCAGCGTGCGCAAGCAGAACGTCCAGTTCATGCACAACCGGATGCAATACAGCTTGGAATATTTCCAGTTCATTAAGAAGCTCCTCACCTGTAACAGTGTCTATTTAAACCCTCCTCCAG GGCAAGACCATCTGTTGCCCGAGGCCGAGGAGATCGCTATGATTAGTGTCCAGCTGGCTGCCAGGTTCCTCTTCAGCACAGGTTTCCACACAAAGAAAGTAGTGCGTGGTCCTGCCAGCGACTG GTATGATGCCCTGTGTGTCCTCCTAAGACACAGTAAGAACGTCCGCTACTGGTTTGCACACAACGTCCTGTTCGCCTACGCCAACTGCTTCTCCGAGTACCTGCTGGAGTGCCCGAGCGCCGAGGTCCGCGGCGCCCTGGCCAAGCTCATCGTCTTCATCGCACACTTCTCCCTCCAAGACGGGCCCTACccctcccccgtcacctccccCGTACCCGCCAGTCCG GGCTGTGATAACCTGAGTCTGAGCGACCACCTCCTGCGAGCTGTGCTCAACCTGCTGAGGAGGGAGGTGTCTGAACACGGCCGTCACCTGCAGCAGTACTTTAACCTCTTTGTGATGTACGCCAATCTGG GGCTAGCAGAGAAGACTCAGCTGCTCAAGCTGAGCGTGCCGGGCACCTTCATGCTGGTGGCTCTGGACGAGGGCCCCGGCCCTCCCATCAAGTACCAGTATGCCGAGCTGGGCAAGCTGTACACCGTGGTCTCCCAGCTGGTGCGGTGCTGCGACGTCTCCACGCGCATGCAGTCCTCCATCAACG gTAACCCTCCTCTAGCAAACCCTTACGGGGACGCCAACCTGACCACGCCGGTCATGCCGGTGCAGCAGCTGGTGGCTGAGATCCTGTTTGTGCGGACCAGCTACGTGAAGAAGATCATCGAGGACTGCAGCAACTCTGAGGAGACGGTGAAGCTGCTGCGCTTCAGCTGCTGGGAGAACCCCCAGTTCTCCTCCACGGTGCTCAGCGAGCTCCTCTGGCAG GTGGCGTATTCCTACACCTATGAGCTGAGGCCTTACCTGGACCTGCTGCTACAGATCCTGCTAATCGAGGATTCCTGGCAAACGCACCG GATCCACAACGTGCTCAAGGGCATCCCCGACGACAGGGACGGGCTGTTTGACACCATTCAGCGCTCCAAAAACCACTATCAGAAGCGGGCCTACCAGTGCATCAAGTGCATGGTGGCGCTCTTCAGCAACTGCTCCGTGGCGTACCAGATCCTGCAG AGCAACGGCGACCTGAAGCGCAAGTGGACGTGGGCGGTGGAGTGGCTGGGCGACGAGCTGGAGCGGAGACCTTACACGGGGAACCCCCAGTACACCTACAACAACTGGTCGCCCCCCGTCCAGAGCAACGAGACCTCCAACGGCTACTTCCTGGAGCGCTCCCACAGCGCACGCATGACCCTGGCCAAGGCCTGCGAGCTCTGTCCCGAGGAG TGTCACTTAACGAAGCACGAGGCTGTGTCTGAAGAAGACGCCACAATGCCGAAATCGTCCTCGCCACAGCAGCTTTTGCCAGGGGAAGGCAcggcacagcagcagcagcacact GAGCCTGACGACCAGGAGGCCACCGAAGACCAGGACTCTTCCCCTCCAGAAGACACCTCCCTCTACCCTCACTCTCCTGGAACTACTCAGTTTCAGCAG AACAACCACCCCCATGGACAGCCATACACGGGGCCGGCCGCCCAGCACATGAACAACCCGCAGCGCCCTGGGCCGGCCACCGCCCCGGCGACGGGCACCTCCCTGACCCCGACGCAgaccccaaccctgacccccgccccaggcccaggcccaggcccaggcccaggcccgaCCCCCGGTCCCGGCCAGGTCCAAGGTCCGGGGCCGGGCCCGGGGCCGCGAGCACAAGAGAACTGGGAGAGCACTGAGGAGGTGACCCCGGCGCCCGCTCCCGCTCCCGCGCCTACTCCACCCAAGGAGTAA